In Rhizobium sp. WYJ-E13, the following are encoded in one genomic region:
- a CDS encoding helix-turn-helix domain-containing protein — protein sequence MNDSGSRVLLRKEANWSGVRAELVRRADLKRQEIDFHADGHSIFLNIQGAARHGESYLDGRRIGFVARPEGSLSYVPPDCTWSGWDVGDALASYLLVSVEKSFAENLFGGLAGTERPLPEIGFKDLSIQFATRKIASELRHDDRISGLMVEGYITTIFGHLFRRGRSVRRSPTGGLAPRALRTAMDAIEASLDQKLTLSELARDIGVSVGHLCRAFKQSTGLSPHAYLNRQRLQRASDLLRGTSMSITEIAFTCGYSSASHLSSSFRLAIGVPPKEYRSIWCE from the coding sequence ATGAATGATTCAGGTAGTCGAGTTCTGCTGCGCAAAGAGGCAAATTGGAGCGGCGTACGAGCCGAACTCGTTCGTCGTGCCGACCTCAAGCGGCAGGAGATCGACTTCCATGCCGACGGCCATTCCATCTTCCTCAATATCCAGGGTGCCGCCCGGCATGGAGAAAGCTATCTGGACGGTCGCCGTATCGGTTTCGTGGCTCGTCCCGAAGGCTCTTTGTCTTATGTGCCGCCAGACTGCACTTGGAGCGGATGGGACGTAGGCGACGCGCTCGCCAGTTACTTGCTGGTTTCAGTGGAGAAGAGCTTTGCGGAGAATCTCTTCGGCGGCCTTGCGGGCACCGAGCGCCCGCTGCCGGAGATCGGCTTCAAGGATTTGTCGATCCAATTTGCGACACGGAAGATTGCCTCAGAGCTCCGCCATGACGATCGCATCAGCGGCCTTATGGTCGAGGGCTACATCACGACGATTTTCGGTCATTTGTTTCGACGGGGACGATCCGTGCGCAGATCGCCAACCGGTGGATTAGCGCCGAGAGCGTTACGGACTGCCATGGATGCAATTGAAGCATCGCTCGATCAAAAGCTTACTCTCTCTGAGCTTGCGCGGGATATCGGGGTGAGTGTTGGGCACCTTTGCCGGGCGTTCAAGCAGTCGACGGGTCTTTCGCCACACGCGTACCTCAATCGGCAACGATTGCAGCGGGCGAGCGATCTTCTTCGAGGGACATCCATGTCGATAACGGAGATCGCCTTTACTTGCGGCTATTCAAGCGCAAGCCATCTATCTTCCAGTTTCCGGTTGGCGATCGGTGTGCCGCCGAAAGAATACAGATCCATCTGGTGCGAATAA
- a CDS encoding MFS transporter, producing MRTPNLATGSLYMSCVAASAAGRNAYYIIAAWAALIASDTAALVAILLGAGSIAEVLTTNFGGSLVDRFDRRIVCIICDALRLLVVVATGVGIALGCTIPVLLTSWIAYSVIDRTYLTCLQALIPSVARTERLRAFNSLSYMVMQVANFVSAFVAGLLLSSAAEKFCFLLPVGCFAASLCLMAQFRHAPPEPGSGEERKCDGLGTAAMLPTLLPLERLRKSAVVYALIYTMGMLVTVLASALVRQELHGPALQFGYIEAAWAAGSVVGCAFLLCHGGDARRTDVVLHLALSGLVLSGFLIWQDIIVALIQMFVLGFSYNAARILIDVETQLAVPSSQLGRTRSQIHTVCVAAGLFAYSLIAFLGSSVLPSVVFGTFGILMLAVAGGLLFWPPERAEPIEGLSET from the coding sequence ATGCGAACACCGAATTTGGCGACGGGCAGCTTGTATATGTCATGCGTGGCGGCGAGCGCGGCCGGCCGCAATGCTTATTACATCATCGCGGCTTGGGCGGCTTTGATCGCGAGCGATACCGCGGCCTTAGTTGCCATTCTACTGGGCGCGGGGAGCATCGCGGAGGTCTTGACGACAAACTTCGGCGGCTCCCTTGTGGACCGGTTTGATCGGAGGATTGTCTGCATCATTTGCGATGCACTCCGGTTGCTTGTCGTGGTCGCAACCGGCGTTGGCATAGCGCTGGGGTGTACGATTCCGGTTCTGCTGACGTCGTGGATCGCCTACTCGGTCATCGATCGTACTTACCTGACCTGCCTGCAGGCATTGATCCCTTCGGTGGCGCGGACTGAGCGGTTGCGTGCCTTCAATTCGCTGTCTTACATGGTGATGCAGGTAGCCAACTTCGTTTCCGCCTTTGTTGCTGGACTGCTCTTGAGTTCGGCGGCTGAAAAATTCTGTTTTCTGCTTCCCGTAGGCTGTTTTGCAGCGTCCCTCTGTCTGATGGCGCAGTTCCGTCATGCACCACCTGAGCCAGGGTCGGGAGAGGAAAGAAAGTGCGACGGGCTAGGAACGGCAGCGATGCTGCCTACGTTGTTGCCGCTCGAACGGCTGAGGAAAAGCGCGGTCGTCTATGCTCTGATTTATACGATGGGAATGCTGGTCACTGTCTTGGCTTCCGCCTTGGTGCGCCAAGAGCTGCACGGACCTGCTCTGCAGTTCGGCTATATCGAGGCTGCCTGGGCCGCCGGCTCCGTGGTCGGCTGTGCATTTCTGCTTTGTCACGGCGGAGATGCCAGACGTACAGACGTAGTGCTTCATCTCGCGCTCAGTGGGCTTGTGCTTAGTGGCTTTCTTATATGGCAGGATATCATTGTCGCACTGATCCAAATGTTTGTCCTGGGTTTCAGCTACAATGCCGCACGAATTCTCATCGACGTGGAAACTCAGCTTGCCGTACCAAGCTCGCAACTGGGACGCACACGGAGCCAGATCCATACGGTCTGCGTCGCAGCCGGCCTTTTCGCCTACAGCCTCATTGCCTTTCTCGGAAGCAGCGTCCTTCCTTCCGTAGTTTTTGGCACTTTCGGTATTCTCATGTTGGCCGTTGCCGGTGGATTGCTCTTCTGGCCTCCCGAGCGCGCAGAACCGATTGAGGGGCTCAGTGAGACATGA
- a CDS encoding helix-turn-helix domain-containing protein — protein sequence MDYQPKARRSELSKRRQGRETSPRESHHPVDMHVGQQIRIRRIQSNVSQSDLAAGIGVSFQQVQKYENGRNRVSASMLYEVASCLKMPVAKFFEGLPEPYAENDRPIVADIDERIAYISTAEGRRLIEDILSLSPRVRSRVVALVNSLADEDEKGAETNATVDETTGSLREP from the coding sequence ATGGACTATCAACCCAAGGCGCGCCGATCGGAGCTTTCAAAGCGAAGACAGGGAAGAGAAACGTCCCCTAGAGAATCCCATCACCCAGTTGACATGCATGTTGGCCAGCAAATCCGCATTCGCCGGATCCAGTCCAATGTCTCTCAGAGCGATCTGGCCGCCGGGATAGGTGTCAGCTTTCAACAGGTCCAGAAATATGAAAACGGCAGGAACCGGGTCAGCGCCTCGATGCTCTACGAGGTCGCCAGTTGCCTGAAAATGCCGGTGGCAAAGTTCTTCGAGGGCCTGCCGGAGCCATACGCGGAGAACGACAGGCCGATCGTGGCCGATATCGACGAGCGAATTGCCTATATTTCGACAGCGGAAGGCCGCCGGCTGATCGAGGATATTCTTTCCCTTTCGCCTCGGGTCAGAAGCCGGGTCGTGGCCCTTGTGAATTCCCTTGCTGACGAGGATGAGAAAGGGGCCGAGACGAACGCGACGGTTGACGAGACGACCGGTTCATTACGCGAACCTTAG
- a CDS encoding CapA family protein, translated as MASTLTVAVTGQSLIRHDLRDVLDDRFQEVIRLIQAADIAFTNFESTIYGPHGGWPLKGTYFGCAPPSVMAALKHVGFNALSLANNHAFDLGPSGVLSTMEEAAAEDFLYAGVGLNRRDAARVGEKHLGRWKVGLSAMDAGPGPAFMYADDDGNARPQRPGVNRLDVSRIFELEMPAFDRLQELQRSLKSTALERANYAQPNDVPVLNGTHELDFYGTVFRRSDRTAKKILVEARSADIQLDAIRKAAASESFVIAYLHHHHWEPDWHEAPEWVRDFAHHCIDAGARMFVSHGAPVLQGIEIYRRAPIFYGLGNFIFHTDDDEKEWSPRAVWESVIASCAFDTNFELLGIDLTPIIVGGIDALENPQCTRLPFPVPAPGEAAHRILDGLALRCELFGTELVFRGALGAILPGMRRDDTDWLRASD; from the coding sequence ATGGCTTCTACTCTTACGGTGGCTGTGACCGGCCAGTCGCTCATTCGCCATGACCTTCGCGATGTTTTGGACGATCGCTTCCAAGAAGTAATCAGGCTCATCCAAGCTGCTGACATTGCCTTCACGAACTTCGAGTCCACCATCTATGGCCCGCATGGCGGTTGGCCGCTCAAAGGAACCTACTTCGGATGTGCGCCGCCGTCGGTCATGGCCGCGCTCAAACACGTGGGCTTTAACGCACTTTCGCTGGCGAACAACCATGCCTTTGACCTCGGGCCATCAGGGGTTTTGTCCACGATGGAGGAAGCAGCCGCAGAAGATTTTCTGTATGCCGGAGTCGGTCTGAACAGGCGCGATGCTGCACGGGTCGGCGAAAAACATTTGGGACGTTGGAAGGTTGGCCTGAGCGCAATGGACGCCGGTCCCGGGCCTGCTTTCATGTACGCGGATGACGACGGGAATGCCCGACCTCAGCGACCTGGCGTGAACCGTCTCGATGTATCGAGGATCTTCGAGCTGGAGATGCCCGCCTTCGATCGGCTGCAGGAACTGCAGAGGAGCTTAAAAAGCACAGCGCTCGAGCGCGCGAACTACGCCCAGCCAAACGACGTGCCGGTCCTCAATGGCACGCACGAACTCGATTTCTACGGAACGGTGTTCAGGCGCTCGGATCGGACCGCAAAGAAGATTTTGGTTGAAGCCCGAAGCGCGGACATTCAACTGGACGCAATCAGGAAAGCTGCTGCCAGTGAAAGCTTCGTGATTGCATACCTTCACCACCACCACTGGGAACCCGATTGGCATGAAGCCCCGGAATGGGTCCGCGACTTCGCGCACCATTGCATCGACGCAGGAGCGCGCATGTTCGTAAGCCATGGGGCACCGGTTCTTCAAGGCATCGAGATCTATCGTCGTGCGCCGATTTTCTATGGTCTTGGGAATTTCATATTCCATACCGACGATGACGAGAAGGAATGGTCGCCGCGCGCGGTCTGGGAAAGCGTCATCGCATCTTGTGCTTTCGACACCAACTTCGAACTTCTGGGAATCGATCTGACGCCGATCATCGTCGGCGGTATCGACGCCTTGGAGAATCCGCAATGCACCCGCCTTCCCTTTCCGGTGCCTGCGCCGGGTGAGGCGGCCCATCGCATCCTTGATGGGCTTGCGCTTCGGTGTGAGCTGTTCGGCACAGAACTGGTTTTCCGAGGCGCCCTCGGCGCTATCTTGCCTGGGATGCGGCGCGACGACACAGATTGGCTACGAGCGAGCGACTAA
- a CDS encoding transporter substrate-binding domain-containing protein, translated as MPSAGQDRTSITIASEGASPPWNSIDGSGALVGFDVDVGRELCRRMNIECRFVPQDWDGIIPALTVGKFDAIMSGMAITEKRKKSVSFSQPYAGGFNQLVVRKDLNLPPTETSQKLDLTTIDAPEQRTLDQLKTALSGKTLGVLRSSNSEVVLTELFGSVATIRSYDSQDNMHLDLNAGRIDGGLADYFTWKTFLDSKDGEIAAFYGPALSGGPWGPGVGVGIRQNDQSLVAAFDEAIKAATNDGTLKKLSLHWFGIDVSPSAAN; from the coding sequence ATGCCGTCAGCCGGACAGGATCGAACGTCCATCACGATCGCGTCGGAGGGCGCGTCGCCGCCATGGAATTCAATCGATGGATCCGGCGCTCTCGTCGGATTTGATGTGGACGTCGGTCGCGAACTTTGCCGGCGGATGAACATCGAATGCCGCTTTGTACCCCAGGACTGGGACGGCATCATTCCCGCCCTCACCGTCGGCAAATTCGACGCCATCATGTCGGGCATGGCGATCACCGAGAAGCGGAAGAAGTCGGTCTCGTTTTCTCAACCCTACGCCGGCGGCTTCAATCAGCTCGTTGTCCGAAAGGACCTCAATCTTCCCCCGACCGAAACCTCCCAGAAGCTCGATCTGACGACAATCGACGCGCCCGAACAACGGACTCTGGATCAGCTGAAGACCGCGCTGTCAGGCAAGACGCTCGGCGTTTTGAGATCTTCCAATTCGGAGGTCGTGCTGACGGAATTGTTCGGTTCCGTCGCGACGATCAGAAGCTACGATTCACAGGACAACATGCACCTTGATCTCAACGCCGGCAGAATCGATGGCGGCCTTGCCGATTACTTCACCTGGAAAACATTTCTCGACAGCAAGGATGGGGAAATCGCCGCCTTCTACGGACCGGCGCTTTCGGGTGGGCCGTGGGGACCGGGGGTCGGCGTCGGCATCCGCCAGAATGACCAAAGCCTCGTTGCGGCATTCGACGAAGCCATTAAAGCCGCAACAAATGACGGCACGCTCAAAAAGCTGAGCCTCCACTGGTTCGGCATCGACGTGTCGCCATCGGCAGCAAACTGA
- a CDS encoding ABC transporter permease, producing MNGSVVVEALTTLPMGLVLTIGLTASSLLLSFFISVPLAVLRAAPNRAMSTAVLVYTYVFRGTPLLVQLFIIYYGVGQIPLIRQSFLWPILREPVWCALVAFTLNSTAHTTEVFRGGIQAIPCGLIEAGKSLGLSRRQTFGLITFPLMMRISLPAYTNEMIGMLKGSSLASTITLLEITGLARKLVSATFAPYEVFLVAGALYLALTYAIANLSARLERRWNRQSAPAGTGAAVASSIAYAPVDLPVHRSTAMNHSNHT from the coding sequence ATGAACGGCTCCGTGGTTGTTGAAGCCTTGACGACGCTCCCGATGGGACTGGTCCTCACAATAGGCCTTACGGCAAGTTCTCTCCTCCTGAGCTTTTTCATCTCCGTGCCGCTAGCCGTGCTGCGTGCCGCCCCCAATCGGGCTATGTCGACAGCGGTGCTGGTCTATACCTATGTTTTCCGGGGCACGCCGCTCCTCGTCCAACTCTTCATCATTTATTATGGCGTCGGACAGATCCCGCTCATCCGGCAAAGTTTCCTGTGGCCAATCCTGCGGGAGCCGGTTTGGTGTGCCCTGGTGGCGTTCACCCTCAACAGCACGGCCCACACCACCGAAGTATTTCGTGGCGGGATCCAGGCCATCCCGTGCGGCCTCATCGAAGCCGGGAAATCACTGGGGCTGTCTCGCAGGCAGACCTTCGGACTGATCACGTTTCCGTTGATGATGCGTATCAGCCTGCCCGCCTATACGAACGAAATGATCGGAATGCTGAAAGGGAGTTCGCTTGCCAGCACGATAACACTGCTCGAGATCACCGGGCTGGCACGCAAGCTCGTTTCGGCGACCTTCGCTCCTTACGAGGTCTTTCTGGTGGCCGGCGCGCTCTATCTCGCCCTCACCTACGCCATCGCCAATCTGTCTGCCCGCCTCGAAAGACGGTGGAACCGGCAAAGTGCGCCCGCCGGCACCGGTGCTGCTGTTGCATCGAGCATCGCTTACGCCCCGGTCGATCTCCCAGTCCACAGATCGACCGCGATGAACCATTCAAACCACACTTAG
- a CDS encoding ABC transporter permease (The N-terminal region of this protein, as described by TIGR01726, is a three transmembrane segment that identifies a subfamily of ABC transporter permease subunits, which specificities that include histidine, arginine, glutamine, glutamate, L-cystine (sic), the opines (in Agrobacterium) octopine and nopaline, etc.) yields the protein MFDSNLYEFYRQFIYGTLNTISIFFCSVVLGTIAGLTVAIINVSQDARGSRIATAYTNTVRGVPELLIILIAYFGGTAALSALSGQYVEINAFAAGVIALTLVFGGYAAEIFRGAIKAVPVGQVEAAKSLGLARWQSWVFVIIPQMVPPALPAYGNLCISLIKDTALISVVGLTDVMRVAYIGAGSMRQPLSFYLAASAIYLGLTSIALVFFRIIERRLAIPYGGR from the coding sequence ATGTTCGATTCAAATCTCTATGAATTCTACCGTCAGTTCATATACGGCACGCTGAACACGATATCTATATTCTTTTGCAGCGTTGTTCTTGGAACCATAGCTGGGCTAACTGTAGCAATCATAAACGTGTCACAGGATGCGAGAGGCTCGCGTATCGCCACGGCTTATACCAATACGGTCCGCGGCGTGCCGGAGTTGCTGATCATCCTGATCGCCTATTTCGGGGGCACGGCGGCCCTGAGTGCACTCTCGGGGCAATATGTTGAGATAAACGCCTTTGCTGCCGGAGTGATCGCATTGACCCTCGTCTTCGGTGGCTATGCCGCCGAGATCTTCCGTGGGGCCATAAAGGCTGTTCCAGTCGGACAGGTGGAAGCGGCGAAGTCCCTGGGGCTCGCTCGTTGGCAATCATGGGTTTTCGTGATCATTCCGCAGATGGTCCCACCTGCCCTGCCCGCGTACGGAAATCTCTGCATTTCATTGATCAAAGACACGGCGTTGATTTCGGTTGTCGGCCTGACGGACGTGATGCGCGTTGCCTATATCGGGGCAGGCTCCATGCGCCAACCGCTCTCCTTCTATCTGGCGGCATCAGCCATCTACCTCGGGCTTACGAGCATCGCGTTGGTCTTCTTCCGCATCATCGAGCGGCGCCTTGCCATTCCATATGGAGGTCGATGA
- a CDS encoding LysR family transcriptional regulator — MIISASNATIRQLQILREVLRSGSERQAARALCISQPAVSQNVKQLEAAIGLILFKRETNRLVPTDAAWELLQSIELAFAGFDQIGKSIAFLKNNDTRVVSIAAPGVFSLKLIPEAVRRIRELNGSYSIKLRTGSYQEICDHILHGRADIGISRLPLDDRIFEWRPVGSAVNVCLFPREHRFSEKEVVTPEDLVGEALVDIDPQYAAHQMNVNALRYMGVQPDIAVEYDAHGHDAGFVAAGVGVSITNEILAREYESFGLGCRRFEPGATYHYVVFWQKDRALTGGQKLVMEQLVSAFRGSERLSSAVVV; from the coding sequence ATGATCATCAGTGCATCAAACGCCACGATCCGGCAGCTGCAGATTCTGCGCGAGGTATTGCGGAGCGGCTCCGAGCGTCAGGCAGCCCGGGCTCTGTGCATCAGCCAGCCGGCTGTCAGCCAGAATGTGAAACAGCTGGAAGCCGCGATCGGTCTCATCCTGTTTAAGCGCGAGACCAATCGCCTCGTGCCGACAGACGCGGCGTGGGAACTCCTGCAGAGCATTGAGCTTGCTTTCGCCGGATTTGACCAGATCGGTAAGTCCATCGCCTTCCTGAAGAACAACGACACGCGTGTCGTTAGCATCGCTGCGCCAGGGGTTTTTTCATTGAAGCTTATCCCGGAGGCGGTCCGGAGGATACGCGAACTCAACGGGTCATATTCTATAAAGCTGAGAACGGGCAGTTATCAGGAAATCTGCGACCACATCCTTCATGGCAGGGCCGACATTGGAATTTCGCGGCTGCCGTTGGATGACAGGATATTCGAGTGGAGGCCGGTCGGCAGCGCTGTCAACGTGTGCCTGTTTCCAAGGGAGCATCGGTTTTCCGAAAAAGAGGTCGTTACGCCTGAAGATCTTGTCGGGGAGGCACTGGTTGATATCGACCCGCAATATGCCGCTCACCAGATGAACGTGAACGCTTTGCGATACATGGGCGTTCAGCCCGATATTGCCGTGGAGTATGATGCGCATGGACACGACGCCGGCTTTGTCGCGGCAGGCGTGGGAGTGTCGATTACAAACGAAATCCTTGCGAGGGAATATGAAAGCTTCGGGCTTGGCTGTCGGCGGTTTGAGCCAGGAGCCACCTATCACTACGTCGTTTTCTGGCAGAAGGATCGGGCGCTAACGGGAGGGCAGAAGCTAGTGATGGAGCAGCTTGTGTCTGCGTTTCGCGGGTCAGAACGGCTTAGTTCCGCAGTTGTTGTATAG
- a CDS encoding DUF2474 domain-containing protein, translated as MVTRLSLAIKRFGWMLFIWCMSVLALAVVASAFRLLMLWAGLMA; from the coding sequence ATGGTCACACGCCTATCCCTTGCCATCAAACGCTTTGGCTGGATGCTATTCATCTGGTGCATGTCGGTACTTGCATTAGCCGTCGTCGCCTCGGCCTTCCGTCTTCTAATGTTGTGGGCGGGCCTGATGGCTTAA
- the cydB gene encoding cytochrome d ubiquinol oxidase subunit II codes for MGIDLPLIWGIIIAFGVMMYVVMDGFDLGIGILFPFIADRRHKDIMVSTVAPVWDGNETWLVLGGAALFAAFPVAYGLLLSALYLPLASMLVGLIWRGVSFEFRFKADETRKPFWDKAFAWGSYVATYSQGVILGSFINGFDLQGTTFVGTAVDCITPFSLFTGFALLFTYALLGSTWLILKTTDDLQYRMRSFARMMSVALFIIIAIVSIWTPLVHSTVAIRWFSLPNLFIFAPVPLLVVAVVWLQLLALRRTKSQLAPFLLSLLLIFVGYTGLAISMWPNVVQPSLSLWQAASPPQSMGFALVGTLFIIPVILAYTSWSYYVFRGKPVSGEGYH; via the coding sequence ATGGGCATTGATCTACCCCTGATTTGGGGGATCATTATTGCGTTCGGCGTGATGATGTATGTTGTCATGGATGGCTTCGACCTAGGTATCGGCATCCTCTTTCCCTTCATCGCAGATCGCCGTCACAAAGATATCATGGTCAGCACCGTCGCGCCTGTCTGGGATGGCAATGAGACGTGGCTGGTGCTGGGTGGGGCAGCATTATTTGCGGCCTTTCCCGTCGCCTACGGGCTGCTGCTCAGCGCACTGTATTTGCCGCTGGCGTCTATGTTGGTCGGGCTAATTTGGAGGGGTGTATCATTTGAATTTCGCTTCAAGGCGGATGAGACCCGAAAACCGTTCTGGGACAAGGCGTTTGCATGGGGGTCTTACGTAGCGACCTACTCCCAAGGTGTTATCCTCGGCTCCTTTATCAACGGATTTGATCTGCAAGGTACCACGTTCGTCGGCACCGCTGTCGACTGCATCACCCCCTTTAGTCTCTTTACGGGTTTCGCTCTTCTCTTCACCTATGCTCTTCTTGGCTCCACGTGGCTGATCCTGAAGACCACGGACGACCTTCAGTACCGTATGCGTTCCTTTGCCCGCATGATGTCGGTCGCTTTGTTTATTATCATCGCGATCGTCAGCATATGGACGCCGTTGGTACATTCGACGGTTGCAATACGGTGGTTTAGCCTCCCCAACCTCTTTATCTTTGCGCCAGTGCCTCTGCTGGTCGTCGCGGTTGTCTGGCTGCAACTCTTAGCGTTGAGGCGGACGAAGTCGCAACTCGCTCCCTTCCTGCTGTCGCTACTTTTGATTTTTGTCGGTTATACAGGACTGGCAATCAGCATGTGGCCGAATGTTGTGCAGCCCTCGCTATCCCTCTGGCAAGCCGCATCGCCGCCGCAGAGCATGGGGTTTGCCCTGGTCGGCACGCTATTCATCATTCCCGTCATCCTCGCATACACGTCGTGGTCCTATTATGTCTTCAGGGGAAAGCCGGTTTCCGGCGAGGGGTATCATTGA
- a CDS encoding cytochrome ubiquinol oxidase subunit I produces MFGFSALELARFQFAFTISFHIIFPAITIGLASFLAVLEGMWLLKRDSVYQTLYHFWSKVFALNFGMGVVSGLVMAYEFGTNWSGFSQFAGGITGPLLLYEVLTAFFLEAGFLGVMLFGWNKVGPALHMFATTMVATGTLISTTWILASNSWMQTPQGFSIVDGRVVPTDWLAVIFNPSFPFRLAHMTLAAYLSTALFVGASAAWHLLRGHSTPAIRKMFSMALWMLLLVAPLQMIVGDAHGLNTLEHQPAKIAAIEGHWQNDPNAQSLPLIAFGIPDMATEQTKYAIEIPYLGSLILTHSLHGKIPGLKDFSPEDRPNSTIIFFTFRIMVGLGIAMLVLGVWGAVQRWRGKLYNTKIFLFFALCMGPSGLLAVLAGWFTTEIGRQPWVVYGVLRTKDAVTNHSSLALSATLLTFIVVYFLVFGAGIRFMLKIVANGPDKYGISQLPPTSGQVRRASRPLSATPDDVDRPHEHQA; encoded by the coding sequence ATGTTCGGCTTCAGTGCACTCGAGCTTGCGCGCTTCCAGTTCGCCTTCACCATATCCTTCCACATCATCTTCCCCGCCATCACGATAGGTCTGGCGAGCTTTTTGGCCGTACTCGAAGGCATGTGGTTATTGAAACGTGATTCGGTCTACCAGACCCTCTACCATTTCTGGTCGAAAGTCTTCGCCCTGAACTTCGGAATGGGCGTGGTCTCGGGACTGGTCATGGCCTATGAATTCGGCACCAACTGGAGTGGCTTCTCGCAGTTTGCGGGAGGCATCACAGGGCCTCTTCTTCTTTATGAGGTTCTGACCGCGTTCTTCCTTGAAGCGGGCTTTCTCGGGGTCATGCTTTTCGGATGGAATAAGGTTGGTCCAGCGCTCCATATGTTCGCTACGACTATGGTCGCGACCGGAACTTTGATATCGACGACGTGGATCCTGGCGTCGAACAGCTGGATGCAGACGCCGCAAGGCTTTTCTATTGTCGATGGCCGGGTGGTTCCTACCGATTGGCTGGCGGTCATCTTCAACCCGTCATTCCCATTCCGCCTCGCGCACATGACGCTTGCGGCCTATCTCTCGACCGCACTTTTCGTCGGCGCGTCGGCCGCCTGGCATCTGCTGCGCGGTCACTCCACGCCTGCGATCCGCAAAATGTTTTCGATGGCCCTGTGGATGTTGCTTCTCGTGGCGCCGCTACAGATGATTGTGGGAGATGCGCACGGCCTTAACACGCTGGAACACCAGCCCGCCAAAATCGCTGCGATTGAGGGACATTGGCAAAATGATCCGAACGCCCAAAGCCTGCCGCTTATCGCCTTTGGAATTCCCGATATGGCAACGGAGCAAACTAAATACGCAATCGAGATACCTTATCTCGGCAGTCTTATTCTTACCCATTCGCTCCATGGCAAGATTCCTGGATTGAAAGATTTCTCCCCGGAAGACAGGCCAAATTCCACTATCATTTTCTTTACGTTTCGTATCATGGTGGGGCTCGGCATCGCCATGCTTGTGTTGGGCGTTTGGGGCGCAGTCCAGCGCTGGCGAGGAAAATTATACAACACGAAGATATTTCTTTTCTTCGCGCTCTGCATGGGGCCAAGCGGATTGCTGGCAGTCCTCGCAGGCTGGTTCACCACCGAGATCGGGCGACAGCCCTGGGTCGTCTATGGGGTCCTGAGGACGAAAGACGCGGTGACAAACCATTCATCACTCGCCTTAAGTGCGACGCTGCTCACGTTTATCGTCGTTTATTTTTTGGTCTTCGGTGCCGGCATTCGCTTCATGCTGAAGATCGTAGCAAATGGACCGGACAAGTACGGAATATCGCAGTTGCCTCCGACCTCCGGACAAGTTCGCCGTGCTTCGCGGCCGCTATCGGCGACGCCTGATGACGTTGACCGTCCCCATGAACATCAAGCTTGA